A region of the Salvia splendens isolate huo1 chromosome 11, SspV2, whole genome shotgun sequence genome:
gcgacgtggcgtgTTTCTATTGAccgttgacatttttttttcttttttttttttaaaaaaatcgaaataatatcaaaaattttaaaaaaaattggattcccaaaaatatacaaattttattacaattttttgattttttttaaatttttttaaaaaaaattaatcccaaaattatctataaatactcacatttttatgaatttaattatgtaatttttaatttttaggatttaaattatgtaatttttaagactttaatgaagaaaattttaatttttaggattttgattatgtaattttttatttttttgtaatttgtaatattattccggttatttttaatgcattttattattatggaaatgtttttatttaaattgaataatagaatggtgggacccttgagcatgtccttgcggaagagcacggatgtgggtgttgtgctcttgcctaagagcatagAGTAAAAGTGAGTCCGagtccacatccgtgctcgttggcaagagcacgttGATGCTCTAAACCTTAGTGAATTCATTTATGTTCATTTATTCAACTTAAACCTTCCTTGATGTATGGACTAATAGAGGAGTTTAGTTGTTAATTGAAGTAGTAGTAATTCACCTTAATCAAGGCCAAAAGAATAGTTGTAGTAACTTGACAAATATATTGAATAATCtgtttattttttagaaaaacaaaataaagaacGGACAAGCGTGACACCCACTCTGATAAAATCTCTACCTTTATCTCTCTCTGTTTCTGAGAAGGaattggatcccctgctgtggctccaagcacagcaggggctgctgttTCACAcagcaatttttttaaaataaaaaaaaattaatattttatatattattttaatattataatttgttattaaaaaATGGGCTGTGTGTaacagcagcccctgctgtgcttagagccacagcaggggatccaattCCGAGAGAAAGCACCATAACTACAATGGCCTTtactttccttttctcttcttttcttgcACAATGAACACACCACCACTAACATAACCAATGGCGATTGAGGAGAAATCCCTGCTCGACGCCCTCTACTGCTCAGAGGAGAAATGGAACGACGTCGTCGAAGACATCAACGACGACGATGTTGAGATTGACACCCACACCAACACAAATATCTCTCCCTCCCTTTTCTGGGACGACGACGAGCTCCACTCCCTCTTCTCCAAAGAGACCCAAACCCACCCCAACCCCATCCacccctccctctccctccccaGAAAGGAATCCGTCGCTTGGATCCTCAAAACCAACTCCCACTACTCCTTCTCCCCTCTCACCGCCATCCTCGCCCTCAATTTCCTCGACCGCTTCCTCTCCACCCTCCCCGCCAACGACAACCACCCATGGCTCATGCACCTCGCCGCCGTCACCTGCCTCTCCCTCGCCGCCAAAGTCGAAGAAACCCACGTCCCTCTTCTCCTTGACCTTCAAGTATGCTCTCAAATCAAACCCTTTCTCAATTTCGTCAATTCCGATGTTTATGTAATGAAATCTTGCAGGTTGAGGACACGAAATACGTCTTCGAATCCAAGACCATTCAGAGAATGGAGCTTCTGGTGCTCTCCTCTCTCCAATGGCGGATGAATCCAGTCACCCCAGTCTCATTTCTCGATCACATTATCAGAAGGCTGGGGTTAAAAAGCTACATTCACTGGGAATTTCTCAACACCTGCGAAACCCTCCTTCTCTCAGTCGCATCAGGTTCAAGATTCGatcttttttcctcttttttttttcaagtaaATGCAGAAAAGATTGAATCTTTGGCGTGTAATCGCAGATCCCAGATACACAATGTATCTCCCTTCTGTGTTGGCAACTGCAGCAATGCTCCACGTCATCCGCCGGCTCGAGCCGCGCCGAGCCGCCGAGTACGAGAGCCAGCTTCTCAGCGTGCTGACGAAAAACAAGGTTTGTTTAATTGCTGTTTTGAATTAGAAATCTTGAAAATGGAgataaagattgaatttttatttatgttattgTTATGTGATGACAGGGGGAAGTGGATGAGTGTTATGAGGTGATTAGAGAGTTGGATTCAATTTCAAACACTGGTTTGAGTTTCCATGGATTAAAGAGGAAAATGTGCCAAGGTCAAGATGGTGAAATTTTGAGTGATTCTTCATCCGTTTGCAAGAAA
Encoded here:
- the LOC121753629 gene encoding cyclin-D3-1-like; amino-acid sequence: MAIEEKSLLDALYCSEEKWNDVVEDINDDDVEIDTHTNTNISPSLFWDDDELHSLFSKETQTHPNPIHPSLSLPRKESVAWILKTNSHYSFSPLTAILALNFLDRFLSTLPANDNHPWLMHLAAVTCLSLAAKVEETHVPLLLDLQVEDTKYVFESKTIQRMELLVLSSLQWRMNPVTPVSFLDHIIRRLGLKSYIHWEFLNTCETLLLSVASDPRYTMYLPSVLATAAMLHVIRRLEPRRAAEYESQLLSVLTKNKGEVDECYEVIRELDSISNTGLSFHGLKRKMCQGQDGEILSDSSSVCKKARVEQQQQTLSPLSAN